GGGGATAATTGAAAATAGTGTCGCATAAGCTAACGATCCGCTTAATCTAGTGACACTATCATCAATAAACCCTTGTCCGGTATCCTTTACAATCTTGATTAATAAGGATAGGCTTAACTTTTTCTTTCCTATGAATTGTTCCGTCATCTCATGCTTTTTTTACCCAAACAGCAAGATTACGCGCATCCACAGAGAACTCTCCATTTCCTTCTTTATCCAAAGTTACTTCATCCGGAATACTTCCGGTAATTTCGCACCACACTTCACCTGCATGTTCCTTCCCTAAACACATCGTTTTACTTCCCGCTTCATCATTCGAGATTAAAAATACCAAGCCTGAATTAACATGTTCCCCATCTCCTGTACGAATAAAGCCTACGGTTGATGGATGGTCGAAATAATCAACTTGATCACCATACGCATACTTTTTCCTTGCATTCAATAGAATATCTATAATTTTAGTATGTGGCGATTTCTCTCCTTTCATCCCATAATAATCACCATAGAACAAACAGGGATAACCATCCTTCATCATAAAAATAAGACCATACGCCAATGGCTTGAACCAATCTTCAACCTGTGATTCCAAAGAACTTCCATGCTGCGAATCATGATTATCAACAAAAGTCACAGCAAGTTCACAATGGTGCTCCACTAAAGTATTCTTCAGAATATTCCGCAAATCATAATCTTTTCCTTCTTGTGATGCCTGAAACATATTATAATGTAACGGAACATCAAACAAGTTAACTTTATGCCCTACTGCTTCCAGATAATTATCCAATGTTTCCAAGTCACCGTTCCAATATTCTCCCACAGCATAGAAGTCATCACCTCTCTCACTTCTTACCGTATCCAGAAACTGTGCAACGAACTGATCTTTCATATGCTTAATTGCATCCAAACGCATTCCATCAAGATCAAGTTCATTTGAAACCCATTTGCCCCAACGATTCAGTTCGGCGACAACCTCAGGGTGATCTAGGTCAATATCATTACATAAAAGAAAATCGTAATTGCCATTCTCTCCATCTACACCATCACTCCAGGCTTTTCCTTCTCCTTGAATCTGAAATATACCACTTCGCTTTCGAGCATCATCAAATCCAGTCCCGGAAAAATGATAATAATGCCACTTAAAATCCGAATATTTATCTTTACGTCCATGAAAGCTATATCCGGTCCATCCTTGTATTTCATAAGGTTTCCCCAAAGCTTTATTTCTTTGACCAGGATCTACTTCCACCACCATAAACTTTTCCGTAAAATCACCACCTGCTTTATGATTCAAAACGACATCCAGATATACAGCAATCTTATTTTTGTGAAGTTCATCAATCATCTCCTTCAATTCATCTTTCGTTCCGTATTTAGTCCTCACAGTTCCTTTTTGTTCAAACTCACCCAAATCATACAAATCATAAGTAGCATATCCTTCATCCTGCTGTTCATCTGCTTTATATGCAGGTGGTATCCAGATCGCTGTCACACCTATTTCATGTAGATGCGACGCATCCTCTCTCAACTGTTTCCACAACTTTCCGTCATTCGGAAGATTCCACTCAAAATACTGCATCATTACTCCATTTTCCATAACTATTTAATTTAAAATTGATGAGTAACTTAACAAAATAAATAATAAGATGGTTCCCACTATAAATGTAAATTATAGTTTAGTAAGAAAAAAGTATAACACAACATCACATTAAGCATTATAAAAACGCCTCCAATGTTTTTAACCATCTCCAATGGAGTAATGCAAATTATCTTAATGTTTCTTTTCATATACATAATTTACTTGATTATGAATAGGAATTTTTCTTTATCCGTTTGTTTTTACATAATCCAAAATCAAGGATATTCCATAAAATGTTTAATTAAAAAATTTCCAGCTATGTTAGAAAGAGAAATCTGGGGAAATACTTTAGAAGACTGGGGTATTTCCATACTTATTATTTTAGGAACAATTGTTTTGATGAAGTTAATATCATTCCTCAGCAGAAAAGTACTCAATCCATTTATCACCCGTACCAATAATCGGCTGGATGATATAATTTATTATTCTTTAGAATCGCCCGTCAAGTTTGCAATTATGTTATTAGGTATTTGGATAGCTATTCACAGGCTTGTTTCTCCGGATAGTTTTGTAAAAGTAATAGATAATGCTTACAAGATACTGATTATTCTGGATATCACATGGATATTTGCCCGATTATCCAGTAGTTTATTGCAAATCTACTGGGGACGACAATCGGATGGACAAAACAACAAAATGATGCCCATTATCAGACGGACAATACTGGTCATTGTGTGGATAATCGGTCTTGTAATGGCCTTAAGTAATATTGGAGTCAATATTGGTGCATTATTAGGTACTCTGGGTATTGGAGGTATCGCATTTGCCTTAGCAGCCCAAGACACTGTAAAAAATGTGTTCGGCGCTTTCACTATATTGACAGATAAGCCTTTCAACATAGGTGATACGATTCGCGTGGATAATATCGAAGGCACTGTGATTGATGTTGGAGTTCGAAGTACAAAAATCATGGACTACAATAAACGTATCATCACTTTCCCTAATTATAAAGTTACAGATGCTTCTATCATAAATATCTCTTCCGAACCGATGCGTCGAGTCGTCTTGAAACTTGGATTGACATACAACACAACATCCGAAAAAATGAAAGAAGCTTTAAATATACTGAAAGCCATTCCTAAAAGAATAGAAAATGTATCTTCCAAACCATCAGATACCACAGCTGTTTTTACAGAATACACAGACTCTGCACTGAACATCATGTACATATATTTTATAGAAAAACAGGGAGATATTTTAATGGTAACTTCAAATGTAAATATGGAGATTCTAGACTCATTCAATAAAGCAGGCATTGATTTCGCATTCCCAACACGAACGATTTACGTTGAAAAGGATGAATTGGCTGATTTGGCAAAAGAGAAAAAATAGTACGCACACTTTATCCTCAAATCACCCCACTAATATAAATCCAATGTAACAAAAAAAATCCCGACGGTATATAATGATTTCTATACCGCCGGGATAATACAGATACTTTTTAATTCTATCACACTCATACCACACCAATACTCAACCCATATCTACCTTATTTACAATTATCTGAAAAAGATTCAAGTACCTTTTTCGCCATTTCAACCCGTTTCTTTAAATACATGCAGACAGTTTCCCATCGATAATAAGGAAAACGGGAAGTTGAAACAGGAAGTGTCATTTCTTTTTCATTCAAAAGAAATTTCACCCATATTTCTAGAGCCTTGTCATGATAAAAAATCCACTGTACATTAGCAGCCATCGGAGCAATCTCATAATCTTTCCAATATTTAGATACAGAATCAGGAACAACAACTTTAACATCCGTTCCTTCTACACCCATTAATGCTACAAAAGGAATAACTGTCTCTGCATGAGCAAAACGAAAGTTCGCCCTGGTATCCGACTTGCCCTTTATCACTTCATCAGCTGAATGAATAAATTCTGATAGCAGAGGCCATGCAATTGCAACAGGCAACATTCGCCCAACCGGCGAAGAACTTTTACTCATATATTGTCGCAAATTCTGAGTCTGCCAGTAATTATCCCATTCACCTATTGTGAAAAGACCATCCAAATTTATCGGAGTACCTGTATCTGGTAGTATGGCAGCAATGGAGAATAAAGCCATGACAAATTCCTCTGCCTCCTTATCTGTTTCCTGTCCTGATTCCAGAAAGAAGTTTTCCATAACAGAAGCAGGAGAAATCTTTCGTCGCACAAAAGTCTCGTATATAGGACGCCAATCACCATTTTCTTTATAATCAACATAAGATTGGTTTAAATCGAAGAAACGAAGAATATCATTATATTGCTTCCCTTCATTGCGTTGTATGTGTAAAGAAGAATTAAACTCTACCATACAAGCAAGAAATGCATCCATACTATGTATACAACGGGGAACATATGTCGCAATTGCCTGCACTTTGACAGAATCACTGAATAACTGTGGATAGCGTTCTATCATACGTCTGGCAATACCCCGTTGTTCCTCCTCTCCCACCACTGATAACTTCCCCCATTGTCCGTCAAAAGTTTCCGATAGATTCTGTATTGTAGAAAGCAAGGTTACTCCTCCTGATGTTAGCCTATTTTCTCGTCGAGCCAATTCCAGAATCTCCTTCACTCTATTCAAAGCCTTTCCTGAAGTTGGAAAACGCGCTCCATGTCTCCCCAAATGGTTAACATAAAACGGAACCATACTATCCTGAAAAAAGCCAGACGAGTCTTTCACAACAGGATACGGCATGGCTGTCCCTGCGTATTGTTGTATCCTATCCTGTCCCCATAAGATGGAAACGGGGCAAAACATAAAAATTCCAATTAACAATAATCCTTTCATATCATAAATCTTATATGTGTAGATTATAACGATGAAAGAAGGATTATGTTTACTTATAAACGACTCTGAGAGAATTCAATACCATAGTATCAAGGCATCTTCGGTTGTTATACATCTTCAGCCAACGGCCATCAGAAAGAACGACATATGGAGTTATATCATTTATTATCAAAATATTAGGCCACAACTTTTATCTATTACAAGTTTGAAATATTGACTGCACGGCATAGTTACTTGGCAATAAAACACTACATGGGATAAACATATAAACAGTACTAATATAGCCAGCCAGCCTATTATTAAAATGAAAATTGTTGTTAAATCCTTTTTTTACACCCAAACCATTTTCTTACACAACATGTTTTTTTTCAAAACGGGACCGATGGTTTTCCGTCTGATATGATTCCTCAAGCCATCTGTTCCAACAGTATTATTTTAACTAAAACTTAATATTATGTATTTTATTTGGTACATTATCATTGGAATCGTTGCCGGACTCATAGCCGGCAAGATTATGAGAGGAGGCGGTTTCGGACTTCTCATTAACCTACTCGTAGGTATTGTAGGTGGCGTATTGGGTGGCTGGGTATTCGGCTTGTTGGGAATTACTACCACAGGCCTTCTGGGTAGCCTTTTCACCTCTGTTATCGGTGCAGTTCTATTATTGTGGATCATATCCTTCTTTCGTCATCCCAAGAGAACTGATATTTAAATTTTTATTAACCTAAACCCTTTTTGATTATGGAAACTAGTAAATCTAACTTTTTGATTGGGCTGGCAATAGGTTCGGCCATCGGAGCACTTGCTCAACGTTTTTCACGTACGGCAAAAGCCAAGATGCTAAAAAAGAAAATTCATAATGCCATGGCAAAGATTGCCGATCGTGCTGAAAGCCTTGCAGAAACCGTGAGAGACAAAGCACTGGATGCAAGTACCAAAACCGCCGACAAGGTTGCAGATGCGACCTTTGACGTTGCCGAAAAGGCTGACACTCTGAAAAGTAAAGTCCATGCAGCTGCTTTAGAAGCCAAAAAATAGGCTACTATAACAAACAACTAAAATTACGGGACGTATTTTCAATGCTTCCCGATCCATTTCACTTGAATTAATGATTAATGAATATGAAATGGAACAATAAATGCCAATATACTCCCGCATCCCTGCGGGAAAAGAGTTATGAAGAATTGTACACGCTATGCCTGTCCGCCTATACAGAGGGCCGTACGGATGAGAGGAATAAAAGCTTGGAAGCGTATAGACTCAGGTGCAGCTGTCTGTTCGGAAACAAATGTATGGACTCTTCCCTTTCCGTGGGAGTGCGGAAAAGGATATGCGACGGAAATTGTCATTATATAAAGAAATATATGTCTGAACTGGACAAACTGGAGGAATAAAATTTATTTTCTCCGATCCTTTCTCATTTATATCTCTACCGACAACTTTACCCTCTTGACTTGATTGGATAAACCTCTTCCGGTCTGTATATACGGCCCGGCAAGGATATTCCTATCTTTAATATACAGATGTACATCTAAAATTAACCTGAATTATTAACTTAAAAATGAATCTGTTATGTTTTACCATGTAAAAGATCTTCAGTTCAATGCCCGTGTATCACAGCCGGATCCTCGTTTTGCTCGTGTGATGCTTGAGGCATTCGGAGGGGCCAACGGTGAGTTGAAATCCGCTCTACAGTATTTTGTACAGGCATTCAGTTGCCATAACCCCTACCCTGACAAATATGACATGCTCATGGATATTGCCACTGAGGAGTTCGGCCATCTTGAAATCGTAGGTGCAACCATCCAGATGCTCCTCGGACCAGTAAACGGAGAAATGAAGGATGTATTGGAAGATACTCCTCTGCGTACCATGATGGGAGGAAAAGCAGGCAAAGAGGATCTTATCCACCAAGCCTTCACCAATCCTGCGTTTCTGGTAACAGCTCCCGGTAGTCCCGTGCTGACCGATAGCAACGGGAACCCATGGTGTGCCACCTATGTATCGGCCAATGCTGACCTGACAGTGGACCTCCGTTCCAACATGGCGGGTGAAGCACGTGCCAAGATAGGTTACGAAAACCTTATCCCACTTACGGATGACCCACTTGTAAAAGAAACGCTCACATTCCTTATGACTCGCGAAGTGACCCATTTTCAACAGTTTGAGGCCGCTCTGGAAACTATTCAGCCTAACTTTCCTCCGGGAGTATTCCAAACATCCCCCCGATACAGTAACCTTTATTTTAATGATTCCAAAGGAAAGGAAGCCCGCGGACCATGGAACGAAGGCAAAAGTACGAGGCTCAAAGAAGAATGGCAATATATTGAGAATCCACTGGAGGAAGTCAGAAGTACTGACGGACTACTTCAACGTAAACCTAAAGGCACCAAACGTACGGAAAAGGAAGTACGCCAGACAGATGAAAAACTAGCCAAGGAACGGAGCAGCGAGATACTCTCCCATATCCCTAAAGGAGAAATGCGTTGGTGTGAATATGGAAATGCTAAGAACGGAAACAAATAAGACTTCCAGTTCTACTATTGTTTAACTTAAAAACTAAATTTTATGACAACAAAGAACGAAAAAAAACAGATGGAAGCAAAGGGTGGCAAAAAGTGTACCCAAAGCAAAGCTAAAGAAAGTAAGCCTGCTGCTTCAAACAAAAAATCGGAGAAGAAATAACTTGATCTTCCGACAGTATGAAGTCTAAATCTTCATCCCGGTGGAGAACTGGTTTCTCCACCGGAAATCCTAAAGCATATTGTATAACAAGCAAAAATAGAGAACTATATGAAAAAGATAATGTTTATCACACTGACAATTTTATTTGCACTGTCCGCATCATCCTGTCAGGACAAAAAAGAACAGAACCGGACAGAACAGCAGATTGAAAATGCAAAAGAAAACGTAAATGACGCATTAGACAAGGCCTCTAACAAAATAGAGGATGGTGCCGACAAAGTTAAAGATGCCTGGAAAGAAACCAAGAAAGACGTGCAACAAGGTACGGAAAAGGTAAAAAAAGAAATAAAAAAGGATTATAACAAAGCTAAAGATGAAGTAAAAAAGCAGCTTGATTAAGACTGTCATATAAACCTTTATATCTCGATTTACTATCTCTCATTTAATTTATACAGGTATGAATATTCTTGCTATTTGGGTCGTTGGAATAGTTCTGACTATAAGATGCGCCTGGGAAATAGGTTGCCTGAGAATACCGAAAGAAAAAAAACTTATGGTAATCCTGCTGGTAGTCCTTACAAGCTGGATAGGAGCATTCCTCTATACTTTCTTCTTTAAAGAGAAGGTAGGAGCATGGCTAGACAGGTAATGACGAAAACCAAATTGGTAAGATATTCGGGTGTTTAAAGTTCTAATAAGAAAAGGACAGTGCGTGATGCATAGTCCTTTTGAATTAGATAATTACTTGATATTAAAAACAAGAAGCAAATATGGGGTTCAATTCGAGGAGCTCCCGTAATCAAAGCAAAATCACAGCCTGGTGTCATAAAAGTTACATTTTGCCGTCCGTTTTCTATTTATCGTTCGGTCGGATTTGTAATCTAATTGTTCTTTATTTTAGGATTTATAATCCGAATAGAAACATTTTTTACCTGATGTTAATCGGATTGCAAATCCTGATACCCGGAGGAGGAAGTGCAGATTACAAGAAACACGAACTAAGTTGATAAGAGAGATTAATTCTCTGATGAGTGATAATGACAATCCTTCTAAGTTTTGAAAGTGCGGAACCTGCATGGGAAAGAAGCAGCTACGATTTATTCCAGCATTCCCCATCTGTTCAATGGAAACTATTTAACCTGCAAAAGCTAAAGAAACAGAACCCGTCAAAATTATATCAGGAAGTAGAAAAATTACAAATAATTCTCGCAATGAAATAGTTTAGACTTGGCTATTTGGAGAGAATCTGATGCATAAAAATGCCCCCATTCCGATACTTCCCCTTCCTTTATTTAGCTCGCTACCACACTCCCATCCACATCTTTACCATCATCCGCATGAGGCTATTTAGTTACAGAGATGTTTCTTTGACACAACGTACTGCAAACCCACCCGCACGTTTTCCCGCATGTGCTATATGTATTTGGTCAGATCCGGCATACATAACGGATGACATTGTATATTCCGGGCCACAAGGGGATGACATCCACAAGTATGCATTTATTCCTACTCTTTTAATCAAAGCGTCAGGACCATTACGAAAACCTGATACTGGCAAAAAAGTTTTCGCACCTGTCATACCACCAAAATACAAGAAATAATTTTTATCACTTGCCTCCTTCCAGACATGTTCCAATAAATTATACCAAGCATTGGCATCACTATATGCAATCCCTGTCCAAGTATCCGCCGGAGCAACACGCCAGCCAGCAGGACAAGGGTCATAGATTGTCTTTTTTCCACTTTCACTTTCTGTCCCCCAAGGAGCAGGGTCCAAAATTGTACATGGAGGAGGATTTATACTATTGTTACTACCTTTCGCTGTATCATTGTCACCCCACAAACAGCTCGAAACTTTCCATTGACTGGAGTTCAATGTTGCACTATTTATCCAAT
The nucleotide sequence above comes from Bacteroides intestinalis DSM 17393. Encoded proteins:
- a CDS encoding alpha-amylase, which produces MENGVMMQYFEWNLPNDGKLWKQLREDASHLHEIGVTAIWIPPAYKADEQQDEGYATYDLYDLGEFEQKGTVRTKYGTKDELKEMIDELHKNKIAVYLDVVLNHKAGGDFTEKFMVVEVDPGQRNKALGKPYEIQGWTGYSFHGRKDKYSDFKWHYYHFSGTGFDDARKRSGIFQIQGEGKAWSDGVDGENGNYDFLLCNDIDLDHPEVVAELNRWGKWVSNELDLDGMRLDAIKHMKDQFVAQFLDTVRSERGDDFYAVGEYWNGDLETLDNYLEAVGHKVNLFDVPLHYNMFQASQEGKDYDLRNILKNTLVEHHCELAVTFVDNHDSQHGSSLESQVEDWFKPLAYGLIFMMKDGYPCLFYGDYYGMKGEKSPHTKIIDILLNARKKYAYGDQVDYFDHPSTVGFIRTGDGEHVNSGLVFLISNDEAGSKTMCLGKEHAGEVWCEITGSIPDEVTLDKEGNGEFSVDARNLAVWVKKA
- a CDS encoding mechanosensitive ion channel family protein, producing MLEREIWGNTLEDWGISILIILGTIVLMKLISFLSRKVLNPFITRTNNRLDDIIYYSLESPVKFAIMLLGIWIAIHRLVSPDSFVKVIDNAYKILIILDITWIFARLSSSLLQIYWGRQSDGQNNKMMPIIRRTILVIVWIIGLVMALSNIGVNIGALLGTLGIGGIAFALAAQDTVKNVFGAFTILTDKPFNIGDTIRVDNIEGTVIDVGVRSTKIMDYNKRIITFPNYKVTDASIINISSEPMRRVVLKLGLTYNTTSEKMKEALNILKAIPKRIENVSSKPSDTTAVFTEYTDSALNIMYIYFIEKQGDILMVTSNVNMEILDSFNKAGIDFAFPTRTIYVEKDELADLAKEKK
- a CDS encoding histidine-type phosphatase, giving the protein MKGLLLIGIFMFCPVSILWGQDRIQQYAGTAMPYPVVKDSSGFFQDSMVPFYVNHLGRHGARFPTSGKALNRVKEILELARRENRLTSGGVTLLSTIQNLSETFDGQWGKLSVVGEEEQRGIARRMIERYPQLFSDSVKVQAIATYVPRCIHSMDAFLACMVEFNSSLHIQRNEGKQYNDILRFFDLNQSYVDYKENGDWRPIYETFVRRKISPASVMENFFLESGQETDKEAEEFVMALFSIAAILPDTGTPINLDGLFTIGEWDNYWQTQNLRQYMSKSSSPVGRMLPVAIAWPLLSEFIHSADEVIKGKSDTRANFRFAHAETVIPFVALMGVEGTDVKVVVPDSVSKYWKDYEIAPMAANVQWIFYHDKALEIWVKFLLNEKEMTLPVSTSRFPYYRWETVCMYLKKRVEMAKKVLESFSDNCK
- a CDS encoding GlsB/YeaQ/YmgE family stress response membrane protein, with the translated sequence MYFIWYIIIGIVAGLIAGKIMRGGGFGLLINLLVGIVGGVLGGWVFGLLGITTTGLLGSLFTSVIGAVLLLWIISFFRHPKRTDI
- a CDS encoding YtxH domain-containing protein; amino-acid sequence: METSKSNFLIGLAIGSAIGALAQRFSRTAKAKMLKKKIHNAMAKIADRAESLAETVRDKALDASTKTADKVADATFDVAEKADTLKSKVHAAALEAKK
- a CDS encoding manganese catalase family protein, coding for MFYHVKDLQFNARVSQPDPRFARVMLEAFGGANGELKSALQYFVQAFSCHNPYPDKYDMLMDIATEEFGHLEIVGATIQMLLGPVNGEMKDVLEDTPLRTMMGGKAGKEDLIHQAFTNPAFLVTAPGSPVLTDSNGNPWCATYVSANADLTVDLRSNMAGEARAKIGYENLIPLTDDPLVKETLTFLMTREVTHFQQFEAALETIQPNFPPGVFQTSPRYSNLYFNDSKGKEARGPWNEGKSTRLKEEWQYIENPLEEVRSTDGLLQRKPKGTKRTEKEVRQTDEKLAKERSSEILSHIPKGEMRWCEYGNAKNGNK